From Nicotiana tabacum cultivar K326 chromosome 15, ASM71507v2, whole genome shotgun sequence, the proteins below share one genomic window:
- the LOC107775488 gene encoding calmodulin-7, whose product MADQLTDDQISEFKEAFSLFDKDGDGCITTKELGTVMRSLGQNPTEAELQDMINEVDADGNGTIDFPEFLNLMARKMKDTDSEEELKEAFRVFDKDQNGFISAAELRHVMTNLGEKLTDEEVDEMIREADVDGDGQINYEEFVKVMMAK is encoded by the exons atggcaGATCAGCTCACAGATGATCAGATCTCTGAATTCAAAGAAGCTTTCAGCCTTTTTGATAAGGATGGAGATG GTTGCATCACCACTAAGGAGCTTGGGACAGTGATGCGGTCGTTGGGACAAAATCCAACTGAGGCTGAGCTTCAAGACATGATCAACGAAGTAGATGCTGATGGAAATGGAACCATCGACTTCCCCGAGTTCCTTAACTTGATGGCTCGCAAGATGAAAGACACTGATTCTGAGGAGGAGCTCAAGGAAGCTTTCAGAGTGTTCGACAAGGATCAGAATGGATTTATTTCTGCAGCCGAGCTGCGCCATGTCATGACAAACCTAGGCGAGAAGCTTACCGATGAAGAGGTTGATGAGATGATTCGTGAAGCTGACGTGGATGGTGATGGACAGATCAATTATGAGGAGTTCGTCAAAGTCATGATGGCCAAGTGA